In Grus americana isolate bGruAme1 chromosome 4, bGruAme1.mat, whole genome shotgun sequence, one genomic interval encodes:
- the HAUS3 gene encoding HAUS augmin-like complex subunit 3 isoform X1 has protein sequence MSCGNDFVETLKKIGYPKADELNGEDFDWLFELSEDKSFLEWFCGNVNVQNVVSKKEMQDFDSLLESGKPILEGNALDEVLKTLKPMDSKTSSQEEEEDEEELKRLEDELQTLQKLKELQIHRHNKLQMMVSANSHMLQTLKSREEEAHKDLKEGLEVFTAANKKLNNELLSLTDAAKKLASFFTASDSDQGSSAPLVFFSQLSLDKYLSQEEQSTAALTSYIKKHFYQGMSEWVEKSHEDSFQLVDISKQVTYDETNKVCEESQELARLQTAYICAQHQLIQMQVKDEIMNSAIKCAESILQSLNTGIGKQENLVAKISHLNDEISTIRQEIIQINKELLPLLKENARHLSAPVVKEYLDRQIAQQDYHASRQDEICRHLVRQKASFELIELAYEMELKKHKEVCCQLESLVESLKQSSNELQERLQVISEQTQHAKPRNTISSKDGFSCRLYQLLEGENKQQLFKTYKNLEKMAQKLKQDCATVQDQLAASSQEQSLFLSKLKSDVDTLQDALYRGGNEIQLSSWELTEQFHQLEVDLNKLNQLLMDLIADVKSKRNFLESSKLHQMERNLYVYFFKDEDCLKEMVEKLEQQSEAKASGLED, from the exons atgaGCTGTGGAAATGATTTTGTGGAAACTCTTAAGAAAATTGGATATCCAAAAGCTGATGAGCTTAATGGAGAAGATTTTGACTGGCTGTTTGAGTTGTCAGAAGACAAATCGTTTCTGGAGTGGTTTTGTGGAAATGTAAATGTGCAGAATGTGGTatctaaaaaagaaatgcaagattttGATAGTCTTCTTGAGTCTGGTAAGCCCATTTTGGAAGGAAATGCACTGGATGAAGTCCTTAAAACATTGAAGCCTATGGATTCAAAGACCAGTAgccaagaggaggaggaagatgaggaggaacTGAAGAGATTAGAGGATGAACTTCAAACTCTTCAGAAGTTAAAAGAACTTCAAATTCATCGGCATAATAAGCTTCAAATGATGGTTTCTGCAAACAGCCATATgttacaaacattaaaaagcagagaggaagaagcaCATAAAGATTTGAAAGAAGGCCTGGAAGTGTTTACTGCAGCAAATAAGAAGCTTAATAATGAACTGCTGTCTCTTACGGATGCAGCTAAGAAACTGGCCTCTTTCTTCACTGCTTCAGATTCAGACCAAGGATCAAGTGCACctctggtgtttttttcccaactttCTTTGGACAAGTATTTGTCTCAGGAAGAACAAAGCACTGCAGCACTTACCTCGTacataaaaaaacatttttatcaaGGTATGTCTGAATGGGTTGAAAAATCACATGAAGACAGCTTTCAGCTTGTGGATATAAGCAAACAAGTCACTTATGATGAGACTAATAAAGTTTGTGAAGAGAGTCAAGAGCTGGCCAGGCTCCAGACAGCGTATATTTGTGCTCAACATCAGCTAATTCAGATGCAAGTTAAAGATGAGATCATGAATTCAGCTATAAAATGTGCAGAGAGCATCCTGCAGTCATTGAACACG GGTattggaaaacaggaaaacctTGTTGCTAAGATATCTCATTTAAATGATGAAATTTCAACAATTAGACAAGAAATAATTCAGATAAACAAAGAGCTGCTTCCTCTTCTGAAAGAGAATGCACGCCATTTGAGCGCGCCAGTGGTGAAAGAATACTTGGATCGTCAGATTGCTCAGCAGGACTATCATGCTTCAAGACAAGATGAAATATGTAGGCATTTGGTAAGACAGAAAGCATCATTTGAACTTATTGAGCTAGCCTATGAAATGGAATTGAAGAAACACAAGGAGGTCTGCTGTCAACTTGAGAGTTTAGTAGAATCTCTGAAACAGAGCAGTAACGAGTTGCAAGAGAGACTACAGGTGATATCTGAGCAAACTCAACATGCCAAGCCAAGAAACACAATTAGTTCAAAGGATGGTTTCTCTTGCAG GCTATATCAGcttctggaaggagaaaataaacagcaattgtttaaaacatacaaaaacCTGGAGAAGATGGCTCAGAAGTTAAAGCAGGACTGTGCTACAGTACAAGATCAGCTAGCAGCGTCTTCTCAAGAACAGTCTCTCTTTTTGTCCAAGCTAAAAAGTGATGTAGATACCCTTCAGGATGCTCTGTATCGTGGAGGAAATGAGATACAGCTCAGTAGTTGG GAACTTACTGAGCAGTTTCATCAACTGGAAGttgatttaaataaattaaatcaactCCTTATGGATCTGATTGCTGATGTGAAGTCAAAGAGAAACTTTTTAGAGTCCAGTAAGCTGCATCAGATGGAAAGAAACttgtatgtgtattttttcaaagatgaaGACTGCTTGAAAGAGATGGTAGAGAAGCTTGAGCAGCAGTCTGAGGCTAAAGCCAGTGGTCTGGAAGATTAG